The Desulfoscipio gibsoniae DSM 7213 genome contains a region encoding:
- a CDS encoding IS4 family transposase, producing MAIILPKNDNNEQAKSYSDRFIKQAKIGTFLHQANIRKESGLSPLFLFQFIFSLVFQGKNLYRTLESGRIDNAPSKDAIYRFLNRPTFNWRKFLVTISSFLIKTRLLPLTSEGRARVLILDDSTYSRNRSKSVELLSRVHDHSTNRYLKGFRMLTLGWSDGGTFLPLAFSLLSSDKEKNRYQGLNQRIDKRTVGYRRRKEAIQKSTETMFSLLDQVNPFQLCASTLLFDSWFAFPVVIKRVLTEYHLHVVCMLKNMHRVYYTYNGSEYTLGQLYKVLRKKRGRAKILSSVVVGLGKAQNGNDVLVKIIFVRDRNRSKKWLAILTTNLELSDEEVIRIYGKRWEIECFFKVTKSHLHLAKEFQCRSYDALTAHTTIVFVRYIMLALSAREEKDPKTLGELFYLCCDEIEDIRFTEAVLLIIDLFASSFSKEFLLSEEQIQHFLDTFFEQLPAFLKSSLQKRAVA from the coding sequence GTGGCTATAATTTTACCAAAAAATGATAACAATGAACAGGCTAAATCTTATTCTGATCGGTTTATAAAGCAGGCAAAAATAGGAACCTTTTTGCACCAGGCGAATATCCGAAAAGAATCCGGTCTATCGCCATTGTTCCTTTTCCAATTTATCTTTTCCCTTGTATTTCAAGGGAAAAATCTTTATCGAACATTGGAGTCAGGTCGTATAGATAACGCTCCTTCCAAAGATGCGATATATCGTTTTCTAAACAGGCCTACATTCAATTGGCGGAAATTTCTTGTTACAATCAGCTCATTTCTCATCAAAACAAGACTTTTACCCCTGACATCAGAGGGCCGGGCTCGTGTATTGATTTTAGACGACTCTACTTATTCCAGAAACCGTAGTAAATCGGTTGAATTATTGTCCCGGGTTCACGATCATTCAACAAATCGGTATCTGAAAGGGTTTCGGATGCTGACCTTGGGTTGGTCTGATGGTGGAACCTTTCTGCCCCTTGCGTTCTCTCTGCTTAGCTCTGATAAAGAGAAAAATCGTTACCAGGGGCTAAATCAAAGGATTGACAAACGGACAGTTGGATACCGCCGTCGCAAAGAAGCTATTCAAAAATCCACAGAAACTATGTTCTCGCTTCTCGACCAAGTGAACCCTTTTCAACTTTGTGCGAGTACCCTGCTTTTTGATAGCTGGTTTGCCTTTCCAGTCGTAATCAAGCGGGTGCTGACAGAATACCATTTGCATGTTGTTTGTATGCTCAAGAATATGCACCGCGTTTATTACACCTATAATGGAAGCGAATATACATTGGGTCAACTTTACAAAGTTCTTCGCAAAAAACGCGGGCGGGCCAAGATTCTATCATCCGTCGTTGTCGGGCTTGGTAAGGCCCAAAACGGAAATGACGTTCTGGTAAAAATCATCTTCGTTCGAGACCGTAACCGCTCAAAAAAATGGTTGGCAATCTTAACAACAAACCTTGAGCTATCTGATGAAGAAGTTATCCGTATTTATGGCAAACGCTGGGAAATCGAGTGTTTCTTCAAAGTCACAAAGTCCCATTTGCATTTGGCAAAGGAATTCCAGTGCCGTAGTTATGATGCGCTTACTGCTCATACCACCATTGTCTTTGTGCGATATATCATGCTGGCTTTAAGTGCCAGAGAGGAGAAAGACCCCAAGACCCTTGGCGAGCTCTTTTATCTGTGTTGCGATGAAATTGAGGATATTCGCTTTACCGAAGCTGTTCTTTTAATCATAGATCTTTTCGCCTCATCATTTAGCAAGGAATTTCTTCTTTCTGAAGAACAAATTCAACATTTTTTGGATACGTTTTTCGAGCAATTACCTGCCTTTCTGAAAAGTTCGCTTCAGAAAAGAGCAGTTGCTTGA
- a CDS encoding Rid family hydrolase: MNMERTNYSSGAPLEDKAGYSRVVKVGPFVYVGGTTSVQPDGSVYGENDGYAQTKYILERMIGFLEQAGSRREEVIRVKMYATDMTRAKEYIEAYSEFFKDIKPLCTLVGISTLFRPAQLIEIEMDAVIGSAN; the protein is encoded by the coding sequence ATGAATATGGAGAGAACTAATTATTCGTCCGGGGCACCCCTGGAAGATAAGGCGGGCTACAGCCGGGTGGTCAAGGTGGGGCCCTTCGTATACGTCGGCGGGACCACTTCGGTTCAGCCCGACGGCAGTGTCTACGGGGAAAATGACGGCTATGCCCAGACGAAATACATTTTGGAAAGGATGATTGGTTTTCTGGAGCAGGCCGGGTCCAGGCGGGAGGAAGTAATCAGGGTCAAGATGTATGCCACGGACATGACCCGGGCCAAGGAATACATTGAGGCTTACTCGGAATTTTTTAAGGACATCAAACCCCTGTGTACCCTGGTGGGGATATCCACCCTGTTTCGTCCTGCCCAGCTCATCGAAATAGAAATGGACGCTGTGATTGGATCAGCAAACTAG
- a CDS encoding NAD(P)/FAD-dependent oxidoreductase, whose product MNKKEIIIVGGGVIGCALAYYLTKLKIKALVIEKNEIGIEASSRNGGGVRQSARDLREMPLARHAVQNLWPGLSDELGVDVEYERKGNLRLGKTEEHAKILERIVSQGRSAGLDLKLIDRQEVREICPYASEEVMVASYCPTDGHANPMRTTLAFYKRAREMGAEFVTGETVQSILLRKGKVGGIKTGAGTYESDQVLVAAGFASRFIANSVGIDVPMQKVLVEALVTGQQPPMFPQMIGTAGSDFYGHQTKHGSFVFGGMTGLEPFASEESRPMTRNITAPSICRAILGYFPVLDQADIIRTWSGFLDVTADHVPVLSKVDEIPGLFLACGFSGHGYGISPAVGQVMAELVIHDRPSLSLDAFRYDRFIPKK is encoded by the coding sequence ATGAATAAAAAGGAAATTATCATTGTCGGCGGCGGGGTGATCGGCTGCGCCCTGGCCTATTATCTGACCAAGCTAAAAATAAAAGCCCTGGTCATCGAAAAGAATGAGATCGGCATAGAAGCTTCCAGCCGCAACGGCGGCGGGGTCCGGCAGTCGGCCAGGGATTTGCGGGAGATGCCTCTGGCCAGGCATGCCGTGCAAAACCTTTGGCCGGGCCTTTCGGATGAACTGGGAGTTGACGTGGAATACGAGCGGAAAGGGAACCTGCGCCTGGGTAAAACCGAAGAGCATGCCAAAATTCTGGAGCGGATTGTCAGCCAGGGGCGTTCGGCGGGTCTTGACTTAAAACTCATCGACAGGCAAGAGGTGCGGGAAATCTGCCCTTATGCTTCGGAGGAAGTTATGGTGGCCAGCTACTGCCCCACAGACGGGCATGCCAACCCCATGCGGACCACCCTGGCTTTTTACAAAAGGGCCAGAGAAATGGGGGCCGAATTTGTTACCGGGGAAACAGTGCAGTCCATCCTGTTGCGTAAAGGTAAGGTAGGTGGCATTAAAACCGGTGCGGGTACTTATGAATCAGACCAGGTGTTGGTGGCAGCCGGTTTTGCTTCCCGGTTCATCGCTAATTCGGTGGGCATTGACGTGCCCATGCAAAAGGTGCTGGTGGAGGCCCTGGTGACGGGCCAACAGCCTCCCATGTTTCCCCAGATGATCGGTACGGCCGGTTCCGACTTTTACGGTCACCAGACCAAACACGGCTCTTTTGTCTTTGGGGGGATGACCGGCTTGGAACCATTTGCCTCGGAGGAATCCAGGCCTATGACCAGGAACATCACCGCCCCCAGCATCTGCCGGGCCATTCTCGGTTATTTTCCCGTCCTGGATCAGGCTGATATTATCCGCACCTGGTCGGGCTTTCTGGACGTAACAGCCGACCATGTCCCCGTATTAAGCAAGGTGGACGAAATACCGGGGCTGTTCCTGGCCTGCGGTTTCAGCGGACATGGCTACGGTATATCACCTGCTGTGGGACAGGTCATGGCGGAATTGGTGATCCATGACCGGCCGTCGCTGTCCCTGGACGCTTTTCGCTATGACCGCTTTATTCCCAAAAAATAA
- a CDS encoding (2Fe-2S)-binding protein, with the protein MSKRIMRTPPEGEFVARPDDSLIICRCEEITRGEIRRAIYDGMRTMNEIKRYLRVGMGLCQGQTCNRLVQGIMAKELGLDPVEVDIPLSRSPARPIPMSVYANDGVTKEKGERKYE; encoded by the coding sequence ATGAGCAAGAGAATTATGCGAACCCCGCCTGAGGGTGAATTTGTAGCCCGGCCGGACGATTCGCTGATCATTTGTCGGTGTGAGGAAATCACCAGGGGAGAAATCAGAAGAGCGATATACGATGGAATGCGCACAATGAATGAAATTAAAAGGTACCTGCGGGTGGGCATGGGGCTCTGCCAGGGACAGACTTGCAATCGCCTGGTTCAGGGCATTATGGCTAAAGAGCTGGGACTGGATCCGGTTGAGGTGGACATCCCTTTATCCCGCTCACCGGCCCGGCCCATTCCTATGAGTGTATACGCCAACGACGGGGTTACAAAAGAAAAAGGTGAAAGAAAATATGAATAA
- a CDS encoding FAD-dependent oxidoreductase: MKRYEVIVIGAGPAGLSAAIEAASHGMQVVVFDENARPGGQLFKQIHKFFGSKEHKAKERGFHIGEKLLKEAQALGVEVVLQATVLGIFDGKEISVMIKDRLEHYRANDLIIATGASENSVPFPGWTLPGVIGAGAAQTMMNIHGLKPGNRVLMVGSGNVGLVVGYQLLQAGCQLAAVIDVTSRIGGYGVHAAKVARTGVPFLMSHTIKEACGTTRVEGATIIQVDGHWQPVPGSEKHLEVDTICLAVGLSPMSQLARMSHCWMENNSGRGGMVPICNEYGETSLPGVYAVGDVAGIEEASSAMIQGRVAGAAVARARGYLGEAEFKDRYGDYHSSLGQLREGMFGHKNKGRTDLTHTEEGYALSRTLLARGYLAEEELAGYSGVCSGEKRKNGVFPIIECTQNIPCNPCRDACKQGCIKVSGKITNLPVVDESVSCTGCGMCVVSCPGQAIFLVDESYAPGYAAVSIPYEFYPLPEVGARGSALDRSGAVVGEAEVIGVKITRAMDETAVLTMKVPLDCSMKARFFKPL, translated from the coding sequence ATGAAGAGATACGAGGTAATTGTCATCGGAGCGGGGCCGGCCGGTTTATCCGCGGCTATAGAGGCCGCCTCCCACGGGATGCAGGTGGTAGTGTTTGATGAAAATGCCAGGCCAGGCGGCCAGCTGTTTAAGCAGATCCACAAATTTTTCGGCTCCAAGGAACATAAGGCCAAAGAAAGAGGCTTTCATATCGGCGAAAAGCTTTTAAAGGAAGCGCAGGCCCTGGGGGTGGAAGTGGTCCTGCAGGCTACGGTCCTGGGTATTTTTGACGGCAAGGAGATTTCGGTAATGATAAAGGACCGGCTGGAGCACTACCGGGCCAATGACCTGATTATCGCCACCGGTGCTTCGGAGAACAGTGTACCTTTTCCGGGCTGGACCCTGCCGGGAGTGATCGGGGCGGGAGCCGCCCAGACTATGATGAATATCCACGGCCTAAAGCCGGGCAACCGGGTTTTGATGGTGGGCTCGGGCAACGTGGGGCTGGTGGTGGGGTACCAGCTGCTGCAGGCCGGTTGTCAGCTGGCGGCAGTTATAGACGTTACTTCACGCATCGGCGGCTACGGGGTGCATGCTGCCAAGGTAGCCCGCACCGGTGTACCTTTTCTCATGTCCCATACCATTAAGGAGGCCTGTGGGACCACCCGGGTGGAGGGAGCCACTATTATCCAGGTGGATGGACATTGGCAACCTGTCCCCGGCAGCGAAAAGCACCTGGAAGTAGATACAATCTGCCTGGCGGTGGGCCTGTCTCCCATGTCTCAGCTGGCCAGGATGTCTCACTGCTGGATGGAAAACAACTCCGGCCGGGGGGGGATGGTCCCGATTTGCAATGAATACGGGGAAACCTCTTTGCCCGGCGTGTACGCCGTGGGGGATGTGGCAGGTATTGAAGAGGCCAGTTCGGCCATGATCCAGGGCCGCGTCGCCGGGGCTGCGGTGGCCCGGGCGCGGGGCTACCTGGGTGAGGCTGAGTTTAAGGACCGTTATGGGGATTATCACTCCTCCCTGGGGCAGTTGCGGGAAGGAATGTTTGGACACAAAAATAAAGGGCGTACCGACCTGACTCATACCGAAGAAGGCTATGCGCTTTCCCGGACGCTGCTGGCCAGGGGCTATCTGGCCGAAGAGGAACTTGCGGGTTATTCCGGCGTTTGCTCCGGGGAAAAAAGGAAAAACGGTGTTTTTCCCATTATTGAGTGTACTCAGAACATCCCCTGCAATCCCTGCCGGGACGCTTGCAAGCAGGGCTGTATCAAGGTGAGCGGTAAAATCACCAATCTGCCCGTCGTTGACGAATCGGTTTCCTGTACGGGCTGCGGGATGTGTGTTGTGTCCTGTCCCGGTCAGGCTATCTTCCTGGTTGATGAAAGCTATGCACCGGGCTATGCGGCGGTGTCCATACCTTACGAATTTTACCCCCTGCCGGAGGTGGGGGCCAGGGGTTCGGCCCTGGACCGCTCGGGAGCAGTTGTGGGAGAAGCGGAAGTTATCGGGGTTAAAATCACCAGGGCTATGGACGAGACGGCGGTCCTGACTATGAAAGTACCGCTCGACTGCTCAATGAAGGCAAGATTTTTTAAACCCCTTTAA
- a CDS encoding (2Fe-2S)-binding protein, giving the protein MRIQNHPILKTFEKGRLVTFEYDGDTLQGFEGEPIAMALRANGVMIHRYTSKQAEPRGVFCAIGRCTDCVMIVDGKPNVRTCVVPLQEGMKIKTQYGIAKKEKDESA; this is encoded by the coding sequence ATGCGAATTCAAAACCATCCCATCTTGAAGACCTTTGAGAAGGGAAGACTGGTAACCTTTGAATACGATGGAGATACTTTACAGGGCTTTGAGGGTGAGCCCATTGCCATGGCCTTGAGGGCCAACGGGGTGATGATTCACCGTTATACCTCAAAACAGGCGGAGCCGCGGGGAGTGTTTTGCGCCATCGGCCGCTGTACAGATTGTGTGATGATAGTGGACGGAAAGCCCAACGTGCGGACTTGCGTTGTCCCGCTGCAGGAGGGCATGAAGATAAAAACCCAGTATGGTATTGCTAAAAAGGAAAAGGATGAAAGCGCATGA
- a CDS encoding FMN-binding glutamate synthase family protein, whose translation MSDKKKRNFEPKDVQRGIWNQEIISEIDYKAVNGKHRIRGCGATRYMPTFDDLMILPSQLSRMSIDTYREPCETRTVLGKRFATRPIVLETPVMIAGMSYGAISKEAKIALAKATALTGTVISNGEGGLLPEEKQHSYLQSIQVLPSRFGFSKRNLEAADMLEVLIGIGAKPGLSGHLMGSKITEEIASFRQLPVGIDLHSHPRHGDAFGADDMVIKMEQLRELTNGEVPIFFKIAAGRVRDDVKLAVKVGADGIIIDGAQGGTGAAPVMASGHLGIPSMPALVQAVKTLEEMGVKNEVSLIISGGIKDGADLAKALAIGADAVAIGTGAMVAMGCRVCLRCHKGVCAFGIGTQDPELRKKLDIEEAAERVSNYIKAMTCEAVLLAKAAGKTKLKNLEREDLRSMTIEACAMTGIPLIGSDIVFGERFGFMS comes from the coding sequence ATGAGTGATAAAAAGAAGAGGAATTTTGAGCCTAAAGATGTCCAGCGGGGCATCTGGAACCAGGAAATTATCTCGGAAATAGATTATAAAGCTGTTAACGGAAAACATCGTATCCGCGGCTGCGGCGCCACCCGTTACATGCCTACCTTTGATGACCTGATGATCCTTCCCTCGCAGCTTTCCAGGATGTCCATCGACACCTACCGGGAGCCTTGCGAGACCAGAACCGTTCTGGGCAAGCGCTTTGCTACCAGGCCCATCGTGTTGGAGACACCGGTGATGATCGCGGGGATGTCCTACGGGGCCATCAGCAAAGAGGCCAAAATTGCTCTGGCCAAGGCCACGGCCCTGACCGGAACGGTAATCAGCAACGGTGAGGGAGGGCTGCTGCCCGAAGAAAAGCAGCACTCCTACCTGCAGTCTATTCAGGTCCTGCCCAGCCGCTTCGGCTTCAGCAAGCGCAATCTTGAAGCGGCCGATATGCTGGAAGTGCTTATCGGCATTGGGGCCAAGCCGGGCCTTTCAGGGCACCTCATGGGCAGTAAAATTACCGAGGAGATCGCCAGCTTCAGGCAGCTCCCGGTGGGTATCGATTTGCACAGCCACCCCCGCCACGGCGATGCCTTCGGGGCCGACGATATGGTGATAAAAATGGAGCAGCTGCGGGAACTGACCAACGGCGAGGTGCCCATATTTTTCAAGATTGCCGCCGGCAGAGTCCGGGATGATGTCAAGCTGGCGGTCAAGGTGGGGGCCGACGGCATCATTATCGACGGGGCCCAGGGAGGAACCGGGGCGGCCCCGGTGATGGCCTCCGGCCACCTGGGTATTCCTTCCATGCCGGCTCTGGTTCAGGCGGTTAAAACGCTGGAAGAAATGGGGGTTAAGAACGAGGTCAGCCTCATTATATCCGGCGGTATCAAGGACGGGGCCGACCTGGCCAAGGCCCTGGCCATTGGTGCCGACGCCGTGGCTATCGGCACCGGGGCAATGGTAGCCATGGGCTGCCGGGTGTGCCTGCGCTGCCATAAAGGGGTCTGCGCTTTCGGTATCGGCACCCAGGATCCGGAGTTGAGGAAAAAACTGGATATTGAGGAAGCGGCGGAGAGGGTATCCAACTATATCAAGGCCATGACCTGTGAGGCTGTCTTGCTGGCCAAGGCAGCCGGCAAAACCAAGCTAAAAAATCTCGAGCGGGAAGATCTCCGCTCTATGACTATTGAGGCCTGTGCTATGACGGGCATTCCCCTGATAGGCAGCGATATCGTGTTTGGGGAACGCTTTGGCTTTATGTCCTAA
- a CDS encoding glutamate synthase: MEYIDALDFKSRELNQLIAEKLKSGQEVTILNPHSMHNIATGLSVQGKIIVRGSTGFYAGGFLEGPTLVVEGNAGWYVGDNMMDGELLVTKNTGCNAGTYFYGGTMVIYGNTGSRAGYGMKGGTIIVCGSAGRWSGQMTLGGKLVILGKVGKQIGESMYKGVILVRDKEAGENLGQNVFLDKITEPEMQELAGLFEQYEIKADPEEFKAIRPLATGRHSYVLFEPRLNPELSR; encoded by the coding sequence ATGGAATATATAGACGCATTAGATTTTAAAAGCAGGGAATTAAACCAACTAATTGCTGAAAAACTTAAATCCGGCCAAGAAGTAACCATTTTAAACCCCCACTCCATGCATAACATCGCCACGGGCCTGTCGGTTCAAGGAAAAATCATCGTTCGTGGCAGCACCGGTTTTTATGCCGGCGGCTTTCTGGAAGGGCCCACTCTGGTGGTTGAAGGAAATGCCGGCTGGTATGTGGGCGACAACATGATGGATGGGGAGCTTTTGGTGACCAAGAACACCGGTTGTAATGCCGGCACCTATTTTTACGGCGGGACCATGGTTATCTACGGCAACACCGGGAGCCGGGCGGGCTACGGGATGAAAGGCGGGACCATCATCGTCTGCGGTTCCGCCGGCCGCTGGTCGGGCCAGATGACCCTGGGCGGCAAACTGGTTATTCTGGGCAAAGTGGGCAAACAGATCGGGGAGTCCATGTATAAGGGCGTGATCCTGGTCCGGGACAAGGAAGCCGGGGAGAACCTGGGCCAAAATGTGTTCCTGGACAAGATCACAGAGCCGGAAATGCAAGAACTGGCCGGCTTGTTTGAACAATATGAGATCAAGGCCGACCCGGAGGAGTTTAAGGCCATTCGTCCTCTGGCCACGGGCAGGCATAGCTATGTTTTGTTCGAACCCCGGTTGAACCCTGAATTGTCCCGATAA
- a CDS encoding glutamine amidotransferase, translating into MCGIAGIINKNGMDISAKLLEMLCLIQHRGPDASGIAVYGEGPEVSLRVSITQKEMVPTLENIIVRYGTVLSSQFSDESRAVVFADLKLVIDRDHLAGLHAAINSRDGLYVHSLGRGMKVYKDGGTITNLTKHHIIENCHGTHGLGHVRMATESAEDINAAHPFVSPFYPELTIVHNGQFTNYFNMRRYLESKGAIFKTLNDSEAASHLIALAMRQNGGDLKDALHFALEEMDGIFCIIAATSNQIGIARDKLGIKPLLLFEKEGITLIGSEQIEFTAVFPDVYADEIEPGEVMVWNI; encoded by the coding sequence ATGTGTGGAATTGCCGGTATCATAAACAAAAACGGCATGGACATATCAGCCAAGCTTTTGGAAATGCTTTGCCTGATACAGCACCGCGGTCCTGACGCCAGCGGCATAGCCGTGTATGGCGAGGGACCGGAAGTAAGTTTACGGGTTTCCATTACCCAAAAGGAAATGGTTCCCACCCTGGAAAACATCATTGTCCGGTATGGAACCGTGCTGTCCAGTCAGTTTTCCGACGAGAGCAGGGCTGTGGTGTTCGCGGATTTGAAGCTGGTTATTGACCGGGACCATCTGGCCGGGCTCCATGCGGCTATCAACTCCCGGGACGGCCTCTATGTGCACTCTCTGGGCCGGGGAATGAAAGTTTATAAAGATGGTGGGACTATCACCAATTTGACCAAGCATCATATTATTGAAAACTGCCATGGCACCCATGGCCTGGGGCATGTTCGGATGGCCACCGAGAGCGCCGAGGACATCAACGCGGCCCACCCTTTTGTTTCCCCGTTTTATCCGGAATTGACTATCGTCCACAACGGCCAGTTCACTAATTACTTTAACATGAGGAGGTACCTGGAAAGCAAGGGGGCTATCTTTAAAACGCTGAACGACTCGGAGGCGGCCAGCCACCTCATCGCCCTGGCCATGCGGCAAAACGGGGGAGACCTGAAGGATGCCCTGCATTTTGCTCTGGAGGAAATGGACGGCATCTTTTGCATCATTGCAGCCACATCCAACCAAATCGGCATTGCCAGAGACAAGCTGGGAATCAAGCCCCTCTTGCTTTTTGAAAAGGAAGGCATTACATTGATTGGCTCTGAACAGATTGAATTTACAGCTGTCTTCCCCGATGTTTACGCCGACGAAATTGAACCGGGAGAGGTAATGGTATGGAATATATAG
- a CDS encoding glutamine synthetase family protein, which produces MESTVLKMISTNGIDPSTGYKNLTVDDVKRLINDRGIEMIRLEYVDLNGVNRGKLLPADMIDVVFEDGIAFAAAIMAICFDNSVAQVKGLSEYYDDMKVLGDPTTFTILPYLDKTALLLGDLYYHQKPMRQSPRWFLKNMIKQYNDMGYNPITASEIEFFLYNKVENGDILPYTRQTGNAYTSNIRTDPQGFLNKLTRTFKEMDFKVLYMNHEFYPGQYEYNWSHSPALRNADETSLFKGICKDIAEQNNLFATFMAKPKNADGGSGCHFHISLNDLKMGQNIFYDQNDPDGTSKVLRNFVAGILKHARALTAFLAPTVNCFKRFQPDTFAPYYIGWGNDNRTTYVRIPEERGKATRAEIRAGSAACNPYLALAGILAAGLDGITNNLEPPEIVDSDLYHDAARQTEIVPKSLYRALAELEKDEWLCRCAGEELINNFIAVKQMEVEKFTNFVTDWEWQNYSYHV; this is translated from the coding sequence ATGGAAAGTACTGTTTTAAAAATGATAAGCACCAATGGGATTGATCCGTCCACCGGTTACAAGAATTTAACGGTGGATGATGTAAAAAGACTGATCAATGACCGGGGTATCGAAATGATTCGCCTGGAATACGTGGACCTAAACGGTGTCAACCGGGGCAAGCTGCTACCCGCCGACATGATAGACGTGGTCTTTGAGGACGGCATCGCCTTCGCGGCAGCCATTATGGCCATTTGTTTCGACAACAGCGTGGCCCAGGTCAAAGGCCTCTCCGAATACTATGACGATATGAAGGTCCTGGGCGACCCCACTACTTTCACCATCTTGCCTTATCTTGATAAAACAGCCCTGCTGCTGGGCGACCTTTATTACCATCAAAAACCGATGAGACAGTCGCCCCGCTGGTTTTTAAAGAACATGATCAAGCAGTATAACGATATGGGTTACAACCCCATCACGGCCAGTGAAATTGAATTCTTCCTGTATAACAAGGTTGAGAACGGTGATATCCTGCCTTATACCAGGCAAACGGGCAACGCCTATACCAGCAATATCCGGACCGACCCCCAGGGTTTTTTAAACAAGCTTACCAGGACCTTTAAGGAAATGGACTTCAAGGTCCTTTACATGAACCACGAATTTTACCCTGGCCAGTACGAATACAATTGGAGCCACAGCCCGGCTTTGCGCAACGCTGACGAAACAAGTTTGTTCAAAGGTATTTGCAAGGACATTGCCGAGCAGAATAATCTGTTTGCTACCTTTATGGCCAAGCCGAAGAACGCCGACGGCGGCAGTGGTTGTCATTTTCACATCTCTTTGAACGACCTGAAAATGGGACAGAACATCTTTTACGACCAAAACGATCCGGACGGAACCTCCAAGGTTTTACGGAACTTTGTGGCGGGAATTCTCAAGCACGCCAGGGCGCTTACGGCCTTTCTGGCTCCCACGGTTAACTGCTTTAAGCGCTTCCAGCCGGATACTTTCGCTCCTTATTACATCGGCTGGGGAAATGACAACCGCACTACCTACGTGCGCATTCCCGAAGAGCGGGGCAAGGCCACCCGGGCGGAAATCAGGGCGGGGAGCGCGGCCTGCAACCCCTACCTGGCCCTGGCGGGGATCCTGGCCGCGGGCCTTGACGGTATAACCAACAACCTGGAGCCGCCTGAGATAGTTGACAGCGATCTGTATCACGATGCGGCCAGGCAGACCGAAATCGTACCCAAGAGCTTATACCGGGCTTTAGCGGAACTGGAAAAGGATGAGTGGCTCTGCCGGTGTGCCGGGGAGGAGTTAATCAATAACTTTATCGCTGTTAAGCAAATGGAAGTGGAGAAATTCACCAACTTCGTTACGGATTGGGAATGGCAGAACTATTCATATCATGTTTAA
- a CDS encoding WD40 repeat domain-containing protein — protein sequence MGKKLLVLLTLTCVALTTLGLTVFSGQFKKGDAFTGEMGISADVDLQKLKDGLSLDEEMLVLGKRDGSMAVYSSDLEKTMDLPAFHESEVHAIAVSPDRKFMVSGDKNGKVVVWDVLDQKVRSLDDAHLGDVRDIVFAPGGEYFATASKDRTIKIWETGTAKSVQTLKGHQSYVLGLDFSPDGNYIASVGADNFLIIWDVKTGRKVREKGNSHYRAVNQVLFSPDGRYLYTASSDSLIKIWDFFTLECLNTLKGHKNEVLCLAISPDGKTLLSAARDNTLLYFDAITGEKTATVALANNLYVSGLEFAHSGAKIYVGDMSGDLICLDYQGRKIVNQKAVEPIYALSKI from the coding sequence TTGGGAAAAAAGCTTTTAGTCTTATTAACTTTGACCTGTGTTGCCCTGACTACCCTCGGCCTAACTGTCTTTTCCGGACAGTTTAAAAAAGGAGATGCCTTTACCGGTGAGATGGGCATAAGTGCCGACGTAGACCTGCAAAAGCTCAAGGACGGTCTTTCTCTTGATGAGGAGATGCTGGTTCTGGGTAAAAGAGACGGAAGCATGGCGGTCTATTCCTCCGACCTGGAAAAAACTATGGACCTGCCCGCTTTTCATGAAAGTGAAGTTCACGCTATTGCTGTGTCACCCGATCGTAAATTTATGGTCAGTGGTGATAAAAACGGCAAAGTGGTAGTCTGGGACGTGCTTGACCAAAAGGTGAGATCTCTGGATGATGCTCACCTGGGAGATGTACGGGATATCGTTTTTGCGCCCGGCGGGGAGTATTTTGCCACCGCCAGTAAAGACCGGACTATTAAAATCTGGGAGACCGGGACCGCTAAAAGCGTTCAAACTTTAAAAGGGCACCAAAGCTATGTTTTAGGGCTTGATTTCAGCCCTGACGGAAACTATATCGCCTCGGTGGGAGCAGATAACTTTTTGATTATCTGGGATGTCAAAACCGGTCGGAAGGTCCGGGAAAAAGGCAACAGCCACTACCGGGCGGTGAACCAGGTGTTGTTTTCGCCGGACGGCAGATATCTCTATACGGCCAGTTCCGACTCCCTGATCAAGATCTGGGACTTCTTCACACTGGAGTGTCTGAACACCTTAAAAGGGCACAAAAATGAAGTGCTGTGCCTGGCCATCAGCCCGGATGGGAAAACTCTCCTTTCGGCCGCCAGAGACAACACCCTGCTCTACTTTGATGCCATAACCGGAGAAAAAACGGCAACCGTAGCGTTGGCTAACAATCTCTACGTGTCCGGCCTCGAATTTGCACATAGCGGAGCCAAGATCTATGTGGGAGACATGTCCGGCGACCTGATTTGCCTGGATTACCAGGGCCGGAAGATCGTGAACCAAAAGGCGGTGGAGCCGATTTATGCCTTGAGTAAAATTTAG